CGGCCTCATCGTCCTGCTCAAGGATTTCAGCCTCGGCCTGCCCGTGCCCACGGTGGCAGCCCTGGTCATGGACCCGGCCACTTTTCCGCACAAAAGTGAGATCGTCTTCACGGCGGGCACGGCCTCCTCTCCCGAAAAGGCCGCCATCCGCGCCCTGACCGAAATCGCCCAGCTCGGCGGGGATTTCGAGACCGGCAGCAATTACGAGGCCTCCGGCCTGCCCAAATTCATCCACCCGGACCAGTGCGCATGGCTGACTCGCGGAGAGGCGGTCTCCATCCACTCCCTGCCCTCGAACCAGGACGCCGATATCGCCACGGAGCTTGTCAATTTCTGTGCGCGGCTCAGAGAGCAGGGCTTCACCTTCTTTTCCGTGGACACCACGGTTCCGGAACTGGGCATCCCCGCCAACTACAACGTCGTCCCCGGTTTCCTGTTCCGGGAGCGCACGCCCATGGCCTCGCTGGGACTTTTCGTGGGCCGCATGCTGGCCGAGGACATGGAACCGGACCAGGCGCTGGCCGGACTTGACGTACTGGAAGAAATCCATCCCCAGGCCCACTACCTGCCCTTTTTCCGTGGTCTGGTGGCGCTGCGCCAAGGCGAAATCGATCAGGCCGCGTCCTGGTTCGCCCGGGCCGAACCCCTGCAACCCGAACCCGACGACCGGGGCCTGGCCGCCTTTTATCAGGCCTACGCCCTGTCCCAGCAGGGCCAGTGGGCCCGGACCATCCCCCATCTGGACCGGGCCGTTCAGCACTGCCCCGAGGTCAAGGAGTACTTCAACCTGCGCGGGGTGGCCTATTTCAAGCAGCAGGAGTATGCTGGCGCCGCGACCAATTTCGAGCTGGCCCTTGCTCTGGACAGCGGATCGGCCATGGACCTGGCCAATCTGGGCTTGTGTCATAAATTCATGAACAATACGGACAAGGCGCGGGAACTTCTCGGCGAGGCGCTGGCCCTCGACCCGAGCCTGGAATTCGCCCGCACTCATCTCAGTGAACTGTAGCGAAGGAGAAAAAAAAATGGATATCAGCAAAAAAATCGCAGAACTCAAAACCATCCCCGGCTTCAGGGAAAACGTGGGCATGATTCTGGTACACAACGGCGTGGTTCGGGCCTGGTCGCGCAAGGACAAGTCCAAAGTCGGGCGGATCAAGATCGAGGTCGATCAGGACAAGGTCGAGGCCATTCGCGCCGAATTCGAAGCCCGCCCCGGCATCTTCAAAGTCGTGGCCGAGGCCAGGAGCGGCGAATACGTGCCCGGCGACGACCTGCTCTTTTTGATCGTGGCTGGCGACATCCGCGAAAACGTAAAGCCTGCCTTAAGCGAGTTGCTGGACCGCATCAAGTCCGAAGCGGTCAGCAAGCAGGAACTCGCCCAATAAACGGAGCCAATCAATGAAGCGTCAAACCCTGTTCACGCTAATCGTCCCGGTCATCCTCGGCGTATTCCTGGCCGCGTCCACCATGGCGGCCACCGGTGCGCCCACCCCTACCGGCGGCACGGCCTTCGACTATGCATGGCTCAAAGGCCGGGCCCGGGCATTGGCCGCATCGCCCCATATCAGTCACGAAGGCGAACTGCCGGCGGTTCTGCAGAACCTGACCTGGGACGACTACATGCAGCTCGCCTTCGACTCGGAACATGCCTTGTGGCAGGACGAAAAGTCCCTGTTCCGGGCCGAGCTTTTCCATCTGGGGCTGTATTTCAAGACCCCCATCACCATTTATGAACTCGAAGAAGGAAAGGTCAAAGAGCTCGACTATACACCGGACCTCTTCAAATACGGAAACTCCGGAATCAAGGGCAAGGATCTGCCCAAGAACCTCGGCTTCGCCGGTTTCCGTTTCCGCTACCATACCGACTGGGCGCGGGATCTGGTGGCGTTTCTGGGCGCGAGCTATTTTCGCGCCGTGGGGGGTGAGATGCAATACGGCCTCTCCGCCCGAGGACTGGCCGTGGACACGGCCCTGCCACGCAACGAGGAATTCCCGCTCTTCACCCATTTCTGGCTGGAAAAACCCCGTCCCGGAAGCGACACGGCCACGGTCTACGCCCTGCTCGACTCGCCCAGCGTGACCGGAGCGTACCGGTTCGACATCCGGCCGGGCCAGACCCTGACCATGAAGGTGGACGCGGCCTTGTACCCGCGCAAATCCATTGAGCGCCTGGGCGTGGCGCCCCTGACCAGCATGTTCCTGAATGGCGAGAACGATCGCCGCATGGGCTATGACTGGCGGGCGGAAATCCACGACTCCGACGGATTGGCCATCCACAACGGCAACGGCGAATGGATCTGGCGGCCGCTCGAAAACCCGCCGTCCCTGCGTTTCAACGCTTTCATGGACCAGAACCCGCGCGGGTTCGGCCTTTTTCAACGCGACCAGAACTTCGACCACTATCAAGATGACGGGGTGTTTTACGACAAGCGCCCCAGCGTCTGGGTGGAAACCGTGGGAGACTGGGGCGCGGGTTCGGTGCAGCTGACGGAGATCCCCCACGTTGACGAGACCTTCGACAACATCGTGGCCTTCTGGAACCCCGCCGCCCCGGTGGAAGCCGGGCAGGAACTGCTCTTCAGCTATAAGCTGTACTGGGGCACCAACCCGCCCGTACCCGGCAACCTGGCCCGGGTGGTCGACACCTTCACGGGCCTTGGCGGCGTGGTCGGCAAAAAACGCGAATACTACAGCAAGCGCTTCGCCGTGGACTTCAGCGGCGGCGACCTGGCCATGATCGCCAAGGACGCCAAAATCACCCCGGTTTTGAGCACCTCTGCGGGACGCATCGAAATCACCTCAGTGCGCCCCCAGTACGCCATAAACGGCTTCCGCTGCATGTTCGACGTGGTCCCGCCCGACGAGACCCAGAACCCCATCAACCTGCGCCTGCATCTCGAAGCCAACGGCCGCCGCATCAGCGAAACCTGGATCTACCAGATGACGCCCCCGGCCATGGCGGAGCGCACGCTCTACAATCCCTGATTCGAGCGACGACACTGAACAAAATGCGAAAAGGGCTTTGGCGCGCGCCAAAGCCCTTTTTTTTTTGCGTCCACGCCCACCACTCCGCTCAAAGGCCGCGCAAGGCCTCTGCCGCCAGCTCCCGCACCCGCACCGCCTCCTCGTCCTTGCCATGCTTGATGCAGCCCTGGGCATAAAGCCGAACCCTCTCCCGCAGGGCCGCCTCGACCATCGTCCGCTGCTCACCATCAAGCGCCATGCTCCGCAACAGGTCGATCATGGCGTAGACGCGATACAGATCAAGGCCGATGATGCGACGCGAAAGCTGGTCCGCGTGGCCGCCGGTTTTGACGACCAGGGACTCGGGCACCAGGCCCACGGGATGGCACGTGCCGACCCGCAGCCACAGGCTGTAGTCCTCGCAGGCGGGCAGGCTCTCGTCGAAAGGCCCCAGCTCGTCCCACAGGGAGCGAGTGAACATGACGCAGGACGGGCTGATCAGGCACAAGTCCAGGGAGCGGTCCAGAAACCACCCGGCGGGCTTGGCGTGCTTGAAGCGGGGGTTGACCCGGACATTGTTCCTGATCCAAATTTCATCCGTCTGGCAGATCGCAAACCCGCTCTCAGCCATGAAGCGAATCTGTTTTTCGAGCTTGTCCGGCATCCAGTAATCATCGGAATCCAGGAGCGCGATGAGCCGGCCTCTACTGGCCGCGATGCCCCGGTTGCGGGCGGAGCTTACCCCTTTATTTTCCTGGTGCATTCCCGTAAGCCGGGGATCGTCGAATTCGGCCAGCACCCGAGGCGTAGCATCGGTGGAGCCGTCGTCGACGACGATAAGCTCAAAATCGGCCCAGGTCTGCTCCAGCACGGAGGCAATGGCCCGGCCCAGAACGTCCGCCCGGTTGTGGGTGGGAATAATCACGGAAACGCATGTCATGAAAAGCATCCAGGTCGTCAATGTCCGCTGGTTCAACGCCACAGCCTGGTACGGGATGTACCTGAGCCGCCTCCTGCTCGAGAACGGCCATGACGTGCTGGTCCTGGGACTGCCGGACACCCTCTCCGCCCGCAAGGGGCAAGAGTGGGGACTGCCCATGCGCCTCCTGGACCTGAACACGACCACGCCCTGGGGCATAGCCGCGCTGTACGGCAAACTCAAGAGGCTGGTGGCCGAGTTCAAGCCCGATGTGGTCAACTGCCACCGGGGCGAAAGCTATCTCTTGTGGGGCCTGCTCAAAAAAGAGCTGGGAAGTTTCAGGCTGATCCGCACCCGCGGCGACCAGCGCCTGCCCAAGGCGAACCTCGTCAACCGCTGGCTGCACAATGATGTCAGCGACGCGGTCATCACCACCAATTCGCCCATGACCCGCCATTTTCAGAACGTCTTCAAGGTGCCGCCGCGCAAGCTGCACCAGATCCTCGGCGGAGTGGATGTCGATACCTTCCACCCCGACCCGGCCGCCCGCGCCCGCATCAGGGCGGAACTGGGCTACGGGGACAATGACTTAGTCGTCGGCCTGTTGGGCCGCTTCGACCGGGTCAAGGGCCAGCACGAACTGATCCGGGCCGTGGCCAACCTGCACGGGCAAGGCATGTCGAACATCCGTCTGCTGCTGCTCGGTTTCGACTCGGCCACGCCGGAAACGACGGTGCGCGGCTGGATCAAAGAGCACGGCATCGAGTCCATCACCGCCATCACGGGCAAGCGCCCGGACATCCCCGCCTGCCTGAACGCCCTGGACCTGGGCGTTGTCGCCTCGCTGTGGTCCGAGACCATTGCCAGGGCGGCCCTTGAAATCATGGCCACGGGCGTGCCGCTGATCAGCACCGGTGTGGGCGTCATGCCCGACCTGCTGGAACCGGAGGCCCTGTTCGGGGCCGGGGACGTGGACGCCTTGGCCGGGCGCATCCGCGAGGTGATGGAGCGCCCGGAGCTGGCCGACTCCCTGCGCCGGGAACAATGCCGACGCATGTACGATCTTTCCGGCCATGATTTTCTGGCCAAAACCCTGGCTGTTTACGAGGGCGTCCTGTGAAGCGCGTGGCTCTCATGCTCCCCAAACTCAGCCGCTACGGCGGGGCCGAGCAGTTCGGATACCGTCTGGCCGAATACCTGGCCACGCAGTGCGACCGTGAATTCGAGGTGACCTTCATCTGCGCCAAGCAGGACGGCCCCGCGCCGAGGGGCGTCAAGGTGATCCGGATCGGGCGCCCCATTCCGGGCAAGCTCGGCAAGGTGCTCTGGTTCGCGCTGGCTGCGGAAGTCGCCCGGCGCAGGGGGAAATTCGACGTCAGCGTAGGGCTTGGCAACACCGTCTTCCAGGACATCGCGCGGCTCTCCGGCGGGCCGACAGGCCTTTTCTGGGACTATTCCATCCGCGCCTATGCGCCGGGCCGGGAACGCGCCTTGAAATCCCTGGCCAGGCGTCTTTCCCCGGGCAAGCAGCTTGGCCGGCTCGTCGAAGGGCTCTGCGTGCGCAGCACCCCCGTGCTGGTCGCCAACTCCGAGTTCGTGCGCGATCTGACCGTCAGAGCCCACCCCTGGCTCAAGCCCGAAAACATCCGGCTCATCTACAACAAGCCGGATCTGACCCGGTTCTCCCCCGGCGACCCAGCCGCCAAGGCGCAGCTGCGCGAGCGCTTCGGCCTTCCGGAAACTGCCGACCTCATCATCACGGCGGGCACCAATTTTCGCCTTAAAGGCGTGCATGTCCTGATCCGGAGCTTGGCCCAGCTGCCGCCGTCCTTCCACTTGGCCGTGGCCGGAGGACGGGGCAGCCGCGAACTGCTCGGCCTGGCCGAAAGCCTTGGAGCCGGGGCCAGAGTCCATTTTCTGGGCCGGGTGGACGACATGCCCGCGCTGTATCAGGCCGGGGACATCTTCGTGCTGAACACCTTTTACGACGCCTGCGCCAACGCCGTGCTCGAAGCTCTGGCCTGCGGATTGCCAGCCATTTCCACGACCAGCAACGGCAGTTCCGTCTTCCTGCGCCCCGAGGCGGTAATAAACGACCCCACCGACGCGCAGGCCCTGGCAGGCCGCATCCGCTCCCTGATCCACCAAGGCCGCACCGCGCGTGAGGATTATGCGCCCTTGAGCGGCCTGGAACCTTACGCCGACCTCATCCGGGAATTTTCATGACCGATCTCGCCACGTTCAAGCCCAAACGCATCCTTGTCTGCCAACTGCGCCAGATCGGCGACGTATTGCTGACCACCCCTTCCATCAGACTCTTGCAGGAGCGCTATCCTGACGCTGCCATCGACATCTTCACGGAAAAGAAATGCACCCCGGTGCTTGAAAACAATCCGCATGTACGGAAAATCTGGGCGCTGAACAAAAAAGAGCTGCCCAACTTTTTGGCCGAACTGAAATTTTATGCCCGCATCGCCCGCGAAAACTACGATCTGGTCGTGGATTTCCAGCAGCTACCTCGGTGCCGCTTCGTGACCCTCATGAGCCGCGCCCAGGTTCGGCTGTCCTACCCACCGCCCTGGTACAACCGGCTACTCTACACCCACTCAGCCAAGCCCGTGCCTGCGTATTCCGCCGGCTATCGGGCCAGCATTCTCGCCCCGCTCGGGATCACTTGGCAGAACCAGGCCCCGGAAATCTTCCTGACCGCCGAAGAAACCGCCTGGGCCAGGGAGTATCTGGCCGGGTTCGGGCTCGCCCCGGGGCAATACATCACCCTGGACCCGACCCACCGCCGCTCCACCCGCCTCTGGCCGGCCCGTCATTACGGAGCCATGATCGGCCAGGTCCATGCCGCGCGGCCGGACTTGCGTTTCTTCATTCTCTATGGACCCGGCGAGGCGGACATGGCCCGCGAAGTGCTTGCGCATTGCCCCGCCCCCGAGGCCTGCGTCTTTCCGGACACGGTCATCGGCCTGCGCCAGATGGCGGCGGTGCAGTCGCTGGCCCGGCTGCATATCGGCAACTGTTCCGGCCCGCGTCATTTCGCCGTAGCCGTGAACACGCCCACGCTGACCATCCTGGGCGCGACCAGCGGCGGCTGGCGCTTTCCGTCCTACCAGCATCAGGACATCTTCGAAGACCTGCCCTGCCGCCCCTGCAACCAGAACACCTGCGCGCGAAACGATCACGCCTGCCTGGAAAATCTTCCTGCGCAGCGGGTCGCGGATCGGGTGCTGGAAATTTTGAGCGCCCAGTCCACTGCATAGGGAACGTCTGAACCATCGGCATTGCCTGCGCACCATCCAGGCCTTATGAACAAGGCTGCATCTGCACTATTTCTGATCCACGATTTTTACCAAGGAGTGACCTCATGAAGAGATTTGCGCTTTCACTGTGCATTCTGTTGTTCTGCGCCGGAACGGCCATGGCCGACGGCCTGGACACATTTCTGGGCAACCTGAATGCCCAGGCCGCCGCCGACCGCCACGGCGTCGTCACCAGCGTCGGCTCGCATTTCGGCGTGCCGTACTCCGATGTGGAACTCATCATGGGCACCGCCGGCAGTCTGGCCGACGCGTTCATGGTCCTGCAAATCGGACGCTGGACTGGCCTCAGCCGGGACAGAATCATGAACGAGTACCGCGCCAAAAAGGGACAGGGCTGGGGCGTCATCGCCAAGGATCTGGGAATCAAGCCGGGATCGGCGGAATTCCACGCCCTCAAGAATGGGGATTTCGGGTACAGCACGGGTCGATCCGAAAAAGGCGGAGCCTCGTACTCAGACGGGAAAGGTAAAAATAACGGCGGAGGCCAGGACAACCGTCCCATGCCCACAGATCAGACGGGCGGTCAGGGTAAAGGAAAAGGCAAGAAAAAATAGCGGGAGTCATCGCGAGACCTGCCCCTTTTCTGACTGGAATTCGCATATCGTAAAAAATGACGATATACGCACGTGATTTGTATATTTTTCGCCATAAATGACGACGTGAAAAGACTACCCAAGAAGAAAAAGGGCGTCCAATCACTACCTATGAAATGAGTGATTCATATTGCACAAAAATGCATAAAGACAGATATATGATGCATGTCACCAAAAAAAACATCCGCCCACGACCTGCCGGGCAACCCTGCCGCCAATCTTGAGCGCCTGGGGCACAACATTCGCACCGCCCGGAAGCTGCGGGCCTTAAGCATGCAGGATCTGGCCGCGCGCACCATGACCACGCGCGAGACCATCCGCCGTCTGGAAAACGGACATCCAGGGGTGTCCCTCGGAGTGCTGGCCCATGTCCTGTGGGTTCTGCAGCTTGATGACCAGCTTGGCGGCATAGCGTCCCTGGAATCCGACCCCGTAGGCAGGGCCATGGCCGTGAGCAGGCTGCCGCAACGCGTTACAAGGGAGGTGAGCGATGACCTCGACTTCTGAGCGGGCCGTGGGCTTCATCCGCCTGCCCGGCATGGACTACGTTGCTGCGGGGCTGCTCCGGCATGAAGACCGGGCATATTTCTTCCGCTACGGCCGCCGGTATCTTGAGCGGCCAGGCGCCCTTCCCATTGATTCGGCTCGGATGCCCCTTATGGAGGAGCTCAGACACCGCTTCGCATTGGCGGAAGCTACATCAAAAGCCTCATAGCCCGGAATCCTTTGCCCTCCATATCGACGCACGAGGGCCGCCCTGATTGCTCATCAGGGGGAGAGAGTTCGCCATGAAAAGATGCAACTCCAAAAAATTCAAGATTCAAGATTTGACCCTCGGCTTTCGCAGGTAGATAAGGACGTTGTCGTAGACCGGAATCAGATATCCACACGAAAGCCTGATGATCTGCCGGCATTTTGCCGTGCCATCATAGCACAGGCCGCGAAATAGCCCTTTCAATGGCGCAAAGAGGTCAGCAGAAATTACCTGCTGACCTATTCGTGTTTTTTCCAGGGGATGCCGGCCTCCGGCAGGATCAGTGGTGCAGTATCTGGCTGAGAAACTGCCTGGTGCGGTCGTAGCGGGGATTGGAGAAAAATTCCTCCGGGGAATTCTGTTCCACGATCTCGCCGCCGTCCATGAAGATGATGCGGTCGGCCACGGTCCGGGCGAAGCCCATTTCATGGGTCACGCACACCATGGTCATGTTTTCCTCGGCCAAAGAGACCATGACGTCGAGAACCTCCTTGATCATTTCCGGGTCCAGGGCTGAAGTGGGCTCGTCGAAAAGCAGGATGTTCGGGTTCATGCACAAGGCCCGGGCAATGGCCACGCGCTGCTGCTGGCCGCCCGAGAGCTGGCCCGGATACTTGGCCGCCTGCTCGGCAATGCGCACCCGCTCCAGGAAATGCATGGCCGTGGCCTCGGCTTCCCTTTTGGGCATCTTCCGTACCCAGATGGGAGCCAGAGTAAGGTTGTCCAACACTGTCATGTGCGGGAACAGATTGAAATTCTGGAACACCATGCCCACCTCTCGGCGGATTTTCTCCAGCCCTTTGACGTTGCCGGTCAGCTCGGTGCCGTCCACGATGATGGTCCCTTGCTGGTGACGTTCGAGCCGGTTCATGCACCGGATAAGGGTGGATTTACCGGACCCGGACGGGCCGCAGATGACGATTCGTTCGCCCCTGCGCACCTCGAGATCGATATTCTTGAGAACGTGGAAGTCGCCGTACCACTTGTTCAGGCCCTTCACGTCGATGATGGTTTCGCTGGAAGTCATGGGAACCTTACCTTTTGGTTTGGGGGCCGCGCTTTTCGAGGCTGCGGCCGTATCGGCTCATGCCGAAGCAGATGCACCAGTAGACCACGGCGCAAAAAACATAACCCTCGACCTCGTGACCGAGCCAGTTCTGGTCCTGGGAGGCGGCCTTGACCATGCCGAGGAAGTCCAGAAGGCCCACGATGATGACCAGGGAGGTATCCTTGAACAGGGCGATGCAGCGCCCGATCAGGGACGGAAGCACGTAGCGCAGGGCCTGAGGCAGCACCACGAAAAGGGTGATCATCCAGCGCGACAACCCGAGGGCCTTGGCTGCGTCCAGCTGGCCGCTCGGCACGGCCTGCAGGCCGCCGCGCACCACCTCGGCGATATAGGCCGACGAAAAGAGGATGATGCCCACCTGGACCCGCAGCAAATTGTTGATCTGAAGGTTCACGGGCAGAAACAGCGGCATCATCACCGAGGCCATGAACAGGATGGTGATAAGCGGCACGCCGCGGATGAGTTCGATGAAACCGATGCAGATGGAGCTGATGCCGGCCATCCGGGACTGCCGCCCCAGGGCCAGGAGGATGCCGAAAGGCACCGAGAACAGGATGCCCACCGCGGCCAGGCCCAGCGAAAGCATGAGCCCGCCCCACATGGACTGGTCCACCGCGGCCAGCCCCGCACCGCCGCCCACAAGCCACACGGCGGCCACGAAAAGCAGGGGCCAGGCTCCGGCCAGCACGCGTTTGCCGAACCGTCCGCTGACCGTGGCCGCGATCACGCCCGCGAACAGGATGGCCGCCGCCAGCGGGCGCCAGA
This DNA window, taken from Desulfomicrobium sp. ZS1, encodes the following:
- a CDS encoding amino acid ABC transporter permease; translation: MSEQLKTFIPSPDAPPPVTDAGVLLWLRTNLFSGWFNSVLTVLAVLVLAKTIPPLISWAFTNAVWSGGPDACDGSGACWAFIADKARVMLIGTYPQELIWRPLAAAILFAGVIAATVSGRFGKRVLAGAWPLLFVAAVWLVGGGAGLAAVDQSMWGGLMLSLGLAAVGILFSVPFGILLALGRQSRMAGISSICIGFIELIRGVPLITILFMASVMMPLFLPVNLQINNLLRVQVGIILFSSAYIAEVVRGGLQAVPSGQLDAAKALGLSRWMITLFVVLPQALRYVLPSLIGRCIALFKDTSLVIIVGLLDFLGMVKAASQDQNWLGHEVEGYVFCAVVYWCICFGMSRYGRSLEKRGPQTKR
- a CDS encoding molybdenum cofactor biosynthesis protein MoaE, translating into MDISKKIAELKTIPGFRENVGMILVHNGVVRAWSRKDKSKVGRIKIEVDQDKVEAIRAEFEARPGIFKVVAEARSGEYVPGDDLLFLIVAGDIRENVKPALSELLDRIKSEAVSKQELAQ
- a CDS encoding amino acid ABC transporter ATP-binding protein, with protein sequence MTSSETIIDVKGLNKWYGDFHVLKNIDLEVRRGERIVICGPSGSGKSTLIRCMNRLERHQQGTIIVDGTELTGNVKGLEKIRREVGMVFQNFNLFPHMTVLDNLTLAPIWVRKMPKREAEATAMHFLERVRIAEQAAKYPGQLSGGQQQRVAIARALCMNPNILLFDEPTSALDPEMIKEVLDVMVSLAEENMTMVCVTHEMGFARTVADRIIFMDGGEIVEQNSPEEFFSNPRYDRTRQFLSQILHH
- a CDS encoding glycosyltransferase, translating into MKRVALMLPKLSRYGGAEQFGYRLAEYLATQCDREFEVTFICAKQDGPAPRGVKVIRIGRPIPGKLGKVLWFALAAEVARRRGKFDVSVGLGNTVFQDIARLSGGPTGLFWDYSIRAYAPGRERALKSLARRLSPGKQLGRLVEGLCVRSTPVLVANSEFVRDLTVRAHPWLKPENIRLIYNKPDLTRFSPGDPAAKAQLRERFGLPETADLIITAGTNFRLKGVHVLIRSLAQLPPSFHLAVAGGRGSRELLGLAESLGAGARVHFLGRVDDMPALYQAGDIFVLNTFYDACANAVLEALACGLPAISTTSNGSSVFLRPEAVINDPTDAQALAGRIRSLIHQGRTAREDYAPLSGLEPYADLIREFS
- a CDS encoding glycosyltransferase; the protein is MKSIQVVNVRWFNATAWYGMYLSRLLLENGHDVLVLGLPDTLSARKGQEWGLPMRLLDLNTTTPWGIAALYGKLKRLVAEFKPDVVNCHRGESYLLWGLLKKELGSFRLIRTRGDQRLPKANLVNRWLHNDVSDAVITTNSPMTRHFQNVFKVPPRKLHQILGGVDVDTFHPDPAARARIRAELGYGDNDLVVGLLGRFDRVKGQHELIRAVANLHGQGMSNIRLLLLGFDSATPETTVRGWIKEHGIESITAITGKRPDIPACLNALDLGVVASLWSETIARAALEIMATGVPLISTGVGVMPDLLEPEALFGAGDVDALAGRIREVMERPELADSLRREQCRRMYDLSGHDFLAKTLAVYEGVL
- a CDS encoding glycosyltransferase family 9 protein produces the protein MTDLATFKPKRILVCQLRQIGDVLLTTPSIRLLQERYPDAAIDIFTEKKCTPVLENNPHVRKIWALNKKELPNFLAELKFYARIARENYDLVVDFQQLPRCRFVTLMSRAQVRLSYPPPWYNRLLYTHSAKPVPAYSAGYRASILAPLGITWQNQAPEIFLTAEETAWAREYLAGFGLAPGQYITLDPTHRRSTRLWPARHYGAMIGQVHAARPDLRFFILYGPGEADMAREVLAHCPAPEACVFPDTVIGLRQMAAVQSLARLHIGNCSGPRHFAVAVNTPTLTILGATSGGWRFPSYQHQDIFEDLPCRPCNQNTCARNDHACLENLPAQRVADRVLEILSAQSTA
- a CDS encoding YcaO-like family protein, giving the protein MIEIHSCPKGYVTDLDKTCTPEETVVKARQALARSGKRILAQTRRIDTGRLNIPVFMSICGEDALGIMPTRKQMGKGASAPQAEASALMELVERFSYFSFWDNPENFQPMTWSQAREAFGDRLLPISYMIQSVADTVSKDDAARILDLLPWRFAPVTDIGAGQEFMAPLDWFKKLNEFNGSSAGNTLEESMLQGGCELVERHVCAVVDRTRQDTPSIDPATFSDPVLIELYEKFTVSGLIVLLKDFSLGLPVPTVAALVMDPATFPHKSEIVFTAGTASSPEKAAIRALTEIAQLGGDFETGSNYEASGLPKFIHPDQCAWLTRGEAVSIHSLPSNQDADIATELVNFCARLREQGFTFFSVDTTVPELGIPANYNVVPGFLFRERTPMASLGLFVGRMLAEDMEPDQALAGLDVLEEIHPQAHYLPFFRGLVALRQGEIDQAASWFARAEPLQPEPDDRGLAAFYQAYALSQQGQWARTIPHLDRAVQHCPEVKEYFNLRGVAYFKQQEYAGAATNFELALALDSGSAMDLANLGLCHKFMNNTDKARELLGEALALDPSLEFARTHLSEL
- a CDS encoding glycosyltransferase family A protein, which encodes MTCVSVIIPTHNRADVLGRAIASVLEQTWADFELIVVDDGSTDATPRVLAEFDDPRLTGMHQENKGVSSARNRGIAASRGRLIALLDSDDYWMPDKLEKQIRFMAESGFAICQTDEIWIRNNVRVNPRFKHAKPAGWFLDRSLDLCLISPSCVMFTRSLWDELGPFDESLPACEDYSLWLRVGTCHPVGLVPESLVVKTGGHADQLSRRIIGLDLYRVYAMIDLLRSMALDGEQRTMVEAALRERVRLYAQGCIKHGKDEEAVRVRELAAEALRGL
- a CDS encoding helix-turn-helix domain-containing protein; the protein is MSPKKTSAHDLPGNPAANLERLGHNIRTARKLRALSMQDLAARTMTTRETIRRLENGHPGVSLGVLAHVLWVLQLDDQLGGIASLESDPVGRAMAVSRLPQRVTREVSDDLDF
- a CDS encoding glucan biosynthesis protein, whose translation is MKRQTLFTLIVPVILGVFLAASTMAATGAPTPTGGTAFDYAWLKGRARALAASPHISHEGELPAVLQNLTWDDYMQLAFDSEHALWQDEKSLFRAELFHLGLYFKTPITIYELEEGKVKELDYTPDLFKYGNSGIKGKDLPKNLGFAGFRFRYHTDWARDLVAFLGASYFRAVGGEMQYGLSARGLAVDTALPRNEEFPLFTHFWLEKPRPGSDTATVYALLDSPSVTGAYRFDIRPGQTLTMKVDAALYPRKSIERLGVAPLTSMFLNGENDRRMGYDWRAEIHDSDGLAIHNGNGEWIWRPLENPPSLRFNAFMDQNPRGFGLFQRDQNFDHYQDDGVFYDKRPSVWVETVGDWGAGSVQLTEIPHVDETFDNIVAFWNPAAPVEAGQELLFSYKLYWGTNPPVPGNLARVVDTFTGLGGVVGKKREYYSKRFAVDFSGGDLAMIAKDAKITPVLSTSAGRIEITSVRPQYAINGFRCMFDVVPPDETQNPINLRLHLEANGRRISETWIYQMTPPAMAERTLYNP